A stretch of the Panicum virgatum strain AP13 chromosome 9N, P.virgatum_v5, whole genome shotgun sequence genome encodes the following:
- the LOC120690549 gene encoding protein trichome birefringence-like 6: protein MERQRSHASCSSSYHCHLLNPKSLLLVSLASLPLFLALRHGRPLHLPLAFAAAPAPVLVAGRWGYPAAEVEEAVVGLGRGDSVAEGASPAVAGGLSVRGVGSAAEAQGGGNGGTPSNGEDLNGQEVAEARNLTLGGLDSEVKEAAPQPQGSGGERLAKAKYLISGRPNLEEGKNLSKESLGSSAASAKKLEGKGSPRDVNFSTEASGPAKGTTDEFLQDDHVDDGRNSSLHIAYASQQGRRRESSDNSMLGYSPGAAPVNPDKQETAKSNMDFARSNAAQCDVSDGSWVFDESYPLYESNSCPFIDEGFSCQANGRMDESYMKMRWQPKHCSVPRFDARKMLEMLRGKRLVFVGDSINRNQWESMMCLLSTAISYPSRIRETRGRKITKEKGYYNFKFLDYNCSVEYHTTHFLVHETKARIGQKRTMTLRIDTIDQSSSRWKGADVLVFNSAHWWSHHKTNAGVYFYQEGDHVHPHLEASTAFQRALTTWASWIDRYINPRQTQVFFRSSSPSHFSGGEWNSGGHCRASTLAPNDGRVWPMPEINVMLEQISKQMKTPVTILNITDLSRLRTDGHPSIYRRKGVDLTASSGQDCSHWCLPGVPDTWNELLFYHLVS, encoded by the exons ATGGAGAGGCAGAGGAGCCACGCCTCTTGCTCCAGCTCGTACCACTGCCACCTGCTGAACCCGAAgagcctcctcctcgtctcCCTCGCCTCGTTACCCCTCTTCTTGGCGCTCCGCCACGGCCGCCCGCTCCACCTTCCCTTGGCGTTCGCCGCTGCCCCAGCGCCGGTTCTTGTGGCTGGTAGGTGGGGCTACCCAGCGGCGGAGGTCGAAGAGGCAGTTGTTGGTCTCGGGAGAGGGGATTCGGTCGCTGAGGGAGCGAGCCCCGCTGTTGCCGGAGGCTTGTCGGTGCGGGGCGTGGGCTCGGCAGCAGAGGCTCAAGGAGGAGGAAATGGTGGAACTCCTTCGAATGGTGAGGATTTGAATGGGCAGGAGGTTGCGGAAGCTCGAAATCTCACACTTGGAGGCTTGGATTCGGAAGTGAAAGAAGCTGCTCCTCAACCTCAAGGCAGTGGTGGCGAGAGGCTGGCGAAAGCGAAATATTTGATTTCGGGGAGGCCAAACTTAGAAGAGGGCAAGAATCTTAGCAAAGAAAGTCTTGGTTCGTCAGCTGCATCAGCAAAGAAATTGGAGGGAAAGGGGTCTCCGCGGGATGTCAATTTCTCCACTGAAGCTTCAGGTCCTGCAAAGGGGACGACAGACGAATTCTTGCAAGATGACCATGTTGATGATGGGCGCAATTCCTCCCTACATATAGCTTATGCTTCTCAACAGGGGAGACGCAGGGAAAGCTCAGATAATTCAATGTTAGGGTACAGCCCTGGAGCAGCTCCAGTCAATCCAGATAAACAAGAAACGGCCAAGAGCAACATGGATTTTGCAAGAAGCAATGCTGCACAGTGTGATGTTTCTGACGGGAGTTGGGTGTTCGATGAAAGCTATCCACTCTATGAGAGCAATTCTTGCCCTTTTATAGATGAAGGGTTCAGCTGCCAAGCTAATGGAAGAATGGATGAAAGCTACATGAAGATGCGGTGGCAACCTAAGCATTGCAGTGTCCCAAG GTTCGATGCAAGGAAAATGCTTGAGATGCTGCGAGGAAAACGGCTAGTGTTTGTCGGAGACTCCATTAACAGAAACCAATGGGAATCCATGATGTGCTTGCTAAGCACGGCAATCTCATATCCTTCAAGAATTCGTGAAACTCGTGGCCGCAAGATTACTAAAGAGAAAGGGTATTACAACTTCAAGTTCCTG GACTACAATTGCAGTGTGGAGTATCATACGACACATTTCTTGGTGCATGAAACCAAGGCAAGAATTGGCCAAAAGCGCACAATGACACTACGAATCGATACCATAGATCAGAGCTCATCAAGATGGAAAGGTGCTGATGTGCTTGTGTTCAACTCTGCTCATTGGTGGTCGCATCACAAAACAAATGCTGG AGTGTATTTCTATCAAGAAGGGGATCATGTCCATCCCCATCTTGAAGCCTCTACTGCTTTCCAAAGAGCACTGACCACATGGGCATCATGGATCGACCGTTACATCAATCCACGGCAAACTCAAGTGTTCTTCCGAAGCTCATCCCCCTCTCACTTTAG CGGAGGCGAGTGGAATTCAGGGGGACACTGCAGAGCGAGTACACTAGCCCCTAACGACGGTCGTGTGTGGCCAATGCCGGAGATAAACGTGATGCTTGAACAGATCTCGAAGCAGATGAAGACTCCTGTGACAATTCTGAACATTACCGATCTGTCCCGGCTAAGGACCGATGGCCACCCCTCTATTTATCGACGGAAGGGAGTAGATTTAACAGCATCCAGCGGCCAGGATTGCAGCCATTGGTGCCTTCCTGGGGTGCCAGATACATGGAATGAGCTGCTGTTCTACCATCTAGTGTCTTGA